From the genome of Streptacidiphilus rugosus AM-16, one region includes:
- the carB gene encoding carbamoyl-phosphate synthase large subunit — translation MPKRTDIQSVLVIGSGPIVIGQAAEFDYSGTQACRVLKAEGLRVILVNSNPATIMTDPEIADATYVEPITPEFVEKIIAKERPDALLPTLGGQTALNTAISLHEAGTLEKYGVELIGANVEAINKGEDRQLFKEVVEAVKAKIGHGDSARSVICHSMEDVLAGVETLGGYPVVVRPSFTMGGAGSGFAHDEEDLRRIAGQGLTLSPTTEVLLEESILGWKEYELELMRDKNDNVVVVCSIENFDPMGVHTGDSITVAPSMTLTDREYQVLRDIGIAVIREVGVDTGGCNIQFAVNPNDGRIIVIEMNPRVSRSSALASKATGFPIAKIAAKLAVGYTLDEIPNDITEQTPASFEPTLDYVVVKVPRFAFEKFPSADATLTTTMKSVGEAMALGRNFPEALNKALRSLEKKGSQFDFVSEVGEKAELLTKAQIPTDGRINTVMDAIRAGASADEVFEATKIDPWFVDQLFLIHEIAEELAEAEKLDPELLRHAKRHGFSDQQIGEIRGLRADVVREVRHALGVRPVFKTVDTCAAEFAAKTPYFYSSYDEETEVAGRTKPAVIILGSGPNRIGQGIEFDYSCVHASFALSDAGYETVMVNCNPETVSTDYDTSDRLYFEPLTLEDVLEIVHAEQEAGPVAGVLVQLGGQTPLGLAQALKDNGVPIVGTSPEAIHLAEERGAFGRVLAEAGLPAPKHGTAFSFEEAKAIADEIGYPVLARPSYVLGGRGMEIVYDEASLADYLKRHAGLISEHPVLIDRFLDDAIEIDVDALFDGEELYLGGVMEHIEEAGIHSGDSACALPPITLGGFDIKRLRAATEGIARGVGVRGLINIQFAMAGDILYVLEANPRASRTVPFTSKATAVPLAKAAARISLGASIADLRGEGLLPKEGDGGTLPLDAPVAVKEAVMPWSRFRDIHGRGVDTVLGPEMRSTGEVMGIDTVFGTAYAKSQAGAYGALPTSGRVFVSVANRDKRNLVFPARALVGLGFEILATSGTAEVLRRNGIDATVVRKHSEGQGPEGEKTIVQMIHDGEIDLIINTPFGTGSRLDGYEIRTAAVSRSVPCLTTVQAMGAAVQGIDALTRGEVGVRSLQEHAALLNASR, via the coding sequence GTGCCTAAGCGCACCGACATCCAGTCCGTTCTGGTCATCGGTTCCGGCCCGATCGTCATCGGCCAGGCGGCCGAGTTCGACTACTCCGGCACCCAGGCCTGCCGCGTCCTCAAGGCCGAGGGCCTGCGGGTGATCCTGGTCAACTCGAACCCGGCCACGATCATGACCGACCCGGAGATCGCCGACGCGACCTACGTCGAGCCGATCACCCCCGAGTTCGTCGAGAAGATCATCGCCAAGGAGCGCCCCGACGCGCTGCTGCCGACCCTGGGCGGCCAGACCGCGCTCAACACCGCGATCTCGCTGCACGAGGCCGGGACGCTGGAGAAGTACGGCGTCGAACTGATCGGCGCCAACGTCGAGGCGATCAACAAGGGCGAGGACCGCCAGCTGTTCAAGGAGGTCGTCGAGGCCGTCAAGGCCAAGATCGGCCACGGCGACTCGGCCCGCTCGGTCATCTGCCACTCGATGGAGGACGTCCTCGCCGGCGTCGAGACGCTCGGCGGCTACCCCGTCGTCGTCCGTCCCTCCTTCACCATGGGCGGCGCCGGCTCCGGCTTCGCCCACGACGAGGAGGACCTGCGCCGCATCGCCGGACAGGGCCTGACGCTCTCGCCGACCACCGAGGTGCTCCTGGAGGAGTCCATCCTCGGCTGGAAGGAGTACGAGCTGGAGCTGATGCGCGACAAGAACGACAACGTCGTGGTCGTCTGCTCCATCGAGAACTTCGACCCGATGGGCGTCCACACCGGCGACTCGATCACCGTCGCGCCCTCGATGACGCTGACCGACCGCGAGTACCAGGTGCTGCGCGACATCGGCATCGCGGTGATCCGCGAGGTCGGCGTCGACACCGGCGGCTGCAACATCCAGTTCGCGGTCAACCCGAACGACGGCCGGATCATCGTCATCGAGATGAACCCGCGTGTCTCCCGCTCCTCGGCGCTGGCGTCGAAGGCGACCGGCTTCCCGATCGCCAAGATCGCGGCGAAGCTGGCGGTGGGCTACACCCTCGACGAGATCCCCAACGACATCACCGAGCAGACCCCGGCCTCCTTCGAGCCGACGCTCGACTACGTGGTCGTCAAGGTCCCGCGCTTCGCCTTCGAGAAGTTCCCCTCCGCCGACGCCACGCTGACCACGACCATGAAGTCGGTCGGCGAGGCCATGGCGCTGGGCCGCAACTTCCCCGAGGCGCTGAACAAGGCGCTGCGCTCGCTGGAGAAGAAGGGCTCGCAGTTCGACTTCGTCAGCGAGGTCGGCGAGAAGGCCGAGCTGCTGACCAAGGCGCAGATCCCGACCGACGGCCGGATCAACACCGTCATGGACGCGATCCGCGCGGGCGCGAGCGCCGACGAGGTCTTCGAGGCCACGAAGATCGACCCGTGGTTCGTCGACCAGCTCTTCCTGATCCACGAGATCGCCGAGGAGCTCGCCGAGGCCGAGAAGCTCGACCCCGAGCTGCTGCGCCACGCCAAGCGCCACGGCTTCTCCGACCAGCAGATCGGCGAGATCCGCGGCCTGCGCGCCGACGTGGTCCGCGAGGTCCGCCACGCGTTGGGCGTCCGCCCGGTCTTCAAGACCGTCGACACCTGCGCCGCCGAGTTCGCCGCCAAGACCCCGTACTTCTACTCGTCCTACGACGAGGAGACCGAGGTCGCCGGCCGCACCAAGCCCGCCGTGATCATCCTGGGTTCCGGTCCGAACCGCATCGGCCAGGGCATCGAGTTCGACTACTCCTGCGTCCACGCCTCCTTCGCGCTCAGCGACGCCGGCTACGAGACCGTGATGGTCAACTGCAACCCGGAGACCGTCTCCACGGACTACGACACCTCCGACCGCCTGTACTTCGAGCCGCTGACGCTGGAAGACGTGCTGGAGATCGTCCACGCCGAGCAGGAGGCGGGCCCGGTCGCGGGCGTGCTGGTGCAGCTGGGCGGCCAGACCCCGCTGGGTCTCGCCCAGGCGCTCAAGGACAACGGCGTGCCGATCGTCGGCACCTCGCCCGAGGCGATCCACCTCGCCGAGGAGCGCGGCGCGTTCGGCCGGGTCCTGGCCGAGGCCGGGCTGCCCGCGCCGAAGCACGGCACGGCGTTCTCCTTCGAGGAGGCCAAGGCGATCGCCGACGAGATCGGCTACCCGGTGCTGGCCCGCCCCTCGTACGTGCTGGGCGGCCGCGGCATGGAGATCGTCTACGACGAGGCCTCGCTGGCGGACTACCTCAAGCGCCACGCCGGTCTGATCTCCGAGCACCCGGTGCTGATCGACCGCTTCCTCGACGACGCGATCGAGATCGACGTCGACGCCCTCTTCGACGGCGAGGAGCTCTACCTCGGCGGCGTGATGGAGCACATCGAGGAGGCCGGCATCCACAGCGGCGACAGCGCCTGCGCGCTGCCGCCGATCACGCTGGGCGGCTTCGACATCAAGCGGCTGCGCGCGGCCACCGAGGGCATCGCCCGGGGCGTGGGCGTCCGCGGTCTGATCAACATTCAGTTCGCCATGGCCGGTGACATCCTCTACGTGCTGGAGGCCAACCCGCGCGCGAGCCGGACCGTGCCGTTCACCTCCAAGGCGACGGCGGTGCCGCTGGCCAAGGCCGCGGCCCGGATCTCGCTCGGCGCGTCCATCGCCGACCTGCGCGGCGAGGGCCTGCTGCCGAAGGAGGGCGACGGCGGCACGCTGCCGCTGGACGCGCCGGTCGCGGTCAAGGAGGCCGTGATGCCGTGGTCGCGCTTCCGCGACATCCACGGTCGCGGCGTGGACACGGTCCTCGGCCCGGAGATGCGCTCGACCGGCGAGGTCATGGGCATCGACACGGTCTTCGGCACGGCCTACGCCAAGTCGCAGGCCGGCGCGTACGGCGCGCTGCCGACGAGCGGCCGGGTCTTCGTCTCGGTGGCCAACCGTGACAAGCGCAACCTGGTCTTCCCCGCGCGGGCGCTGGTCGGTCTCGGCTTCGAGATCCTGGCGACCAGCGGCACGGCCGAGGTGCTGCGGCGCAACGGGATCGACGCGACGGTCGTCCGCAAGCACAGCGAGGGCCAGGGGCCCGAGGGCGAGAAGACCATCGTCCAGATGATCCACGACGGGGAGATCGACCTGATCATCAACACCCCGTTCGGGACCGGCTCGCGCCTGGACGGCTACGAGATCCGCACGGCCGCGGTCTCGCGGTCGGTGCCGTGCCTCACCACGGTCCAGGCGATGGGCGCGGCGGTCCAGGGCATCGACGCGCTGACGCGCGGAGAGGTGGGTGTGCGTTCTTTGCAGGAGCACGCGGCTCTCCTCAACGCGTCGAGGTAG